A part of Caretta caretta isolate rCarCar2 chromosome 1, rCarCar1.hap1, whole genome shotgun sequence genomic DNA contains:
- the LOC125637786 gene encoding uncharacterized protein LOC125637786 codes for MQSSSAQVTMMESQNRKRAPAWTEREVRDLIAVWGEESVLSELRSSFRNAKTFLKISQGMKDRGRNRDPKQCRVKLKELRQAYQKTREANSRSGSEPQTCRFYDELHAILGGSATTTPAVLFDSFNGDGGNTEVGFGDEEDDDEEVVDSSQQASGETGFPDSQELFLTLDLEPVPPEPTQGCLLDSAGGEGTSAACVSMITGSSPSQRIVKLRKKKKRTRDEMFSELMLSSHTD; via the exons atgcagagctcatcagcacaggtgaccatgatggagtcccagaatcgcaaaagagctccagcatggaccgaacgggaggtacgggatctgatcgctgtttggggagaggaatccgtgctatcagaactccgttccagttttcgaaatgccaaaacctttctgaaaatctcccagggcatgaaggacagaggccgtaacagggacccgaagcagtgccgcgtgaaactgaaggagctgaggcaagcctaccagaaaaccagagaggcgaacagccgctctgggtcagagccccaaacatgccgcttctatgatgagctgcatgccattttagggggttcagccaccactaccccagccgtgttgtttgactccttcaatggagatggaggcaatacggaagtaggttttggggacgaagaagatgatgatgaggaggttgtagatagctcacagcaagcaagcggagaaaccggttttcccgacagccaggaactgtttctcaccctagacctggagccagtaccccccgaacccacccaaggctgcctcctggactcagcaggcggagaagggacctctg ctgcatgtgtttcaatgatcacaggatcttctccttcccagaggatagtgaagcttagaaagaaaaaaaaacgcactcgcgatgaaatgttctccgagctcatgctgtcctcccacactgattga